A window of Vigna unguiculata cultivar IT97K-499-35 chromosome 4, ASM411807v1, whole genome shotgun sequence contains these coding sequences:
- the LOC114180296 gene encoding serine/threonine-protein kinase VPS15, whose amino-acid sequence MGNKIARTTQVSASEYYLHDLPSTYNLVLKEVLGRGRFFKSIQCKHDEGLVLVKVYFKRGDFLDLSDYERRLSQIKQIFTSIDHPHVWPFQFWQETDKAAYLLRQYFFHNLHDRLSTRPFLSLVEKRWLAFQLLVAVNQCHENGVCHGDIKCENVLITSSNWLYLADFASFKPTYIPYDDPSDFSFFFDTGGRRLCYLAPERFYEHGGEMQVAQDTPLKPYMDIFAVGCVIAELFLEGQPLFELSQLLAYRRGQFDPSQHLEKIPDIGIRKMILHMIQLEPESRFSAERYLKEYAAVVFPIYFSPFLHDFYRCWSPLHSDMRVLLCQSAFPEILKQMMNNQSSDDVGANSGDLLEEMVAKETVSFVKDSVRKRDDIGKGLVHDNYGLLGDINSLLRDAKRNNSPSDVAGNAHNSTFPENLTNLQTGKLLQTISNAFRGNDHPFLKSIAMDDLSSLMSEYDSQSDTFGIPFLPLPKDSMRCEGMVLITSLLCSCIRNVKLPHLRRAAVLLLKASALYVDDEDRLQRVIPYVIVMLSDSAAIVRCAALETLCDILPLVRDFPPSDAKIFPEYILPMLSMLPDDPEESVRICYASNIAKLALTAYGFLIHSVSLSEAGVLDELSLSQKPLTSSNQTSGRMKRINGEVQLLQLRKSIAEVVQELVMGPKQTPNIRRALLQDIGKLCYFFGVRQSNDSLLPILPAFLNDRDEQLRTVFYEKIVYVCFFVGQRSVEEYLLPYIEQALSDMTESVIVKAVECMSILCKSGFFRKRTLLQMIERGFPLLCYPSEWVRRSVVSFIAASSECLGAVDSYVFLAPVIRPFLRRQPVSLASERALLSCLKPPVSRQVFYEVLENSRSSDMLERQRKIWYSSSQSKLWEMDFLKKGIEELDSLKSWTEKQQGPGVQQTVGTAFQQPGISDCDKAEAKLRDMGAFVHNDNNAAGHRDTQCMEKLQFSGFMSPNFSGVNSLTYEKPSEGIPLYSFSVDRRGTGIPPAASDPPLPMSSLGFSSSAMPWVNPLSTSFNLASSVPAPKLFSGSFSISNGSKQFHRVVHEPDARENETAYINSTFQDLGSSANVQGTSIAMEDATAQTDLSGFPSYARASIPDSGWRPRGVLVAHLQEHRSAVNDIAISADHSFFVSASDDSTVKIWDSRKLEKDISFRSKLTYHLEGSRVLCATMLPGSAQVIIGASDGFIHMFSIDHMSRGIGNVVEKYSGIADITKKDIKEGAILNLLNCPVDNYTIMYSTQNCGIHLWDTRSNSNTWTLKAAPEEGYASSLASGPCGNWFVSGSSRGVITLWDLRFLIPVNSWQYSLACPIEKMCLFLAPSNASMSSAARPLVYVAAGCNEVSLWNAENGSCHQVLRMVNYDNDAEMSDMPWALARPSSKPTSQSDLRRNVHRKYGVDELNEPPPRLPGIRSLLPLPGGDLLTGGTDLKIRRWDHYSPDRSYCICGPNLKGIGNDDFYETKSSFGVQVVQETKRRPLTIKLTAKAILAAAATDSAGCHRDSIVSLASIKLNQRLLLSSGRDGAIKVWK is encoded by the exons ATGGGAAACAAAATCGCGCGCACGACGCAGGTTTCGGCGTCGGAGTACTACCTGCACGACCTGCCGTCGACGTACAATCTGGTTCTGAAGGAGGTGTTAGGTCGTGGCCGTTTCTTCAAGTCTATTCAGTGCAAACACGACGAGGGTTTGGTCCTCGTCAAGGTCTATTTCAAGCGTGGCGATTTCCTCGATCTCTCCGACTACGAACGCCGTCTCTCTCAGATCAAACAAATCTTCACCTCCATCGATCATCCTCACGTTTGGCCGTTTCAG TTTTGGCAAGAAACGGATAAAGCAGCCTACCTTTTGAGACAGTATTTCTTTCATAATCTGCATGATAGGTTAAGTACTCGACCTTTTCTTAGTCTTGTTGAGAAGAGATGGTTGGCTTTTCAG TTACTTGTAGCTGTAAACCAGTGCCACGAGAATGGAGTTTGTCACG GTGATATCAAGTGTGAGAATGTGCTGATTACCTCCTCCAATTGGCTTTACCTTGCTGACTTTGCCTCTTTCAAACCCACATACATTCCATATGATGACCCATCtgatttctcttttttctttgacACTGGTGGACGAAGACTATGTTATCTTGCACCTGAG AGATTTTATGAACATGGAGGGGAGATGCAGGTGGCTCAAGATACCCCCTTAAAGCCCTATATGGATATATTTGCTGTTGG GTGTGTAATTGCTGAACTTTTCCTTGAGGGGCAGCCACTATTTGAACTGTCTCAACTTCTTGCTTATCGCAGAGGGCAATTTGATCCAAGTCAACACCTTGAAAaa ATACCAGATATTGGGATCCGTAAAATGATATTGCACATGATCCAGTTAGAACCAGAGTCCCGATTTTCTGCTGAAAGATATCTGAAGGAATATGCTGCAGTTGTTTTTCCGATTTATTTTTCACCATTTCTTCATGATTTTTACCGTTGCTGGAGTCCTCTTCATTCCGACATGAGG GTTTTACTATGCCAAAGTGCTTTTCCAGAGATACTCAAACAAATGATGAACAATCAGTCATCTGATGATGTAGGTGCTAATTCCGGGGATCTTTTGGAAGAGATGGTTGCTAAAGAAACTGTGAGTTTCGTGAAGGATTCAGTGAGGAAGAGAGACGACATAGGCAAAGGCTTAGTACATGATAACTATGGACTTCTTGGTGATATTAATAGCCTACTGAGGGATGCTAAAAGAAATAATAGTCCATCAGATGTAGCAGGAAATGCACATAATTCAACCTTCCCTGAAAATCTAACAAATCTACAAACTGGTAAACTGCTTCAAACTATCTCCAATGCTTTTCGAGGAAATGACCATCCGTTTTTAAAAAGTATTGCCATGGATGATTTGAGTTCATTGATGTCTGAGTATGATAGTCAATCAGATACATTTGGAATTCCTTTTCTACCTTTACCAAAGGATAGTATGAGATGTGAAGGCATGGTGTTGATAACTTCTTTGCTGTGCTCTTGCATACGCAATGTCAAGTTGCCTCACCTGAGGAGGGCAGCTGTACTCTTGTTGAAGGCTTCTGCCctatatgttgatgatgaaGATCGTTTGCAGCGTGTTATCCCATATGTGATTGTAATGCTTTCAGATTCAGCAGCAATTGTCCGTTGTGCTGCTTTGGAGACTTTGTGTGACATTCTTCCCTTAGTGAGGGATTTTCCTCCCAGTGATGCGAAGATATTTCCCGAGTATATTCTTCCAATGCTTTCTATGCTTCCTGATGATCCTGAGGAAAGTGTGAGGATATGTTATGCCAGCAATATAGCTAAACTGGCACTGACTGCTTATGGATTCCTGATACACTCAGTAAGTTTGAGTGAGGCAGGTGTTCTTGATGAATTGAGTTTGTCACAGAAGCCGTTGACATCATCCAATCAGACTTCTGGAAGAATGAAGAGGATAAATGGCGAAGTTCAACTTCTGCAGCTGAGGAAATCCATTGCGGAAGTTGTCCAAGAACTTGTTATGGGTCCTAAGCAAACCCCAAATATAAGGAGAGCACTTCTTCAGGATATTGGCAAACTGTGCTACTTCTTTGGTGTGAGACAGAGTAATGACTCTCTTTTACCCATTCTTCCTGCTTTCTTAAATGACCGGGATGAGCAATTAAGGACAGTATTCTATGAAAAAATAGTTTATGTCTGTTTTTTTGTGGGGCAAAGAAGTGTAGAAGAATATTTATTACCTTATATTGAGCAAGCTTTAAGTGACATGACGGAATCAGTCATCGTTAAAGCTGTAGAATGTATGTCTATTCTATGTAAAAGTGGTTTCTTCCGTAAGAGGACATTACTTCAAATGATAGAGCGTGGCTTTCCTTTATTGTGTTATCCTAGTGAATGGGTACGGAGATCAGTTGTCTCTTTTATTGCTGCTAGCAGTGAGTGCCTGGGTGCAGTAGATTCTTATGTTTTCCTTGCTCCTGTTATACGGCCTTTCCTCCGAAGGCAACCTGTATCTCTTGCTTCTGAGAGGGCTCTGCTTTCATGTTTAAAACCTCCTGTCTCAAGACAGGTTTTCTATGAAGTCTTGGAGAACTCCAGGAGTTCGGACATGTTAGAAAGACAAAGAAAAATATGGTATAGTTCTTCACAATCTAAACTATGGGAAATGGATTTCCTGAAAAAAGGAATTGAAGAGTTAGACTCATTAAAGAGCTGGACTGAAAAGCAACAAGGTCCTGGGGTTCAACAAACTGTCGGCACTGCCTTCCAACAGCCAGGGATAAGTGATTGTGACAAAGCTGAGGCAAAATTGAGAGATATGGGAGCCTTTGTGCATAATGATAACAATGCTGCGGGACATCGTGATACTCAATGCATGGAGAAGTTACAGTTTTCAGGATTTATGTCACCAAATTTTAGCGGTGTGAACAGTTTGACTTATGAAAAGCCATCAGAAGGCATACCTCTGTACTCCTTCAGTGTGGACAGGCGAGGAACGGGAATTCCGCCTGCTGCATCTGATCCTCCACTGCCAATGAGTTCTCTGGGTTTTAGTTCGTCTGCAATGCCCTGGGTTAATCCATTAAGCACGTCCTTTAATTTGGCTAGTTCAGTTCCAGCACCAAAGCTTTTTTCAGGTTCGTTTAGTATCAGCAATGGCTCTAAACAGTTCCATCGAGTGGTACATGAACCAGATGCCAGGGAAAATGAGACTGCTTATATTAATAGCACGTTTCAAGATTTGGGATCATCTGCTAATGTTCAAGGCACTTCAATTGCAATGGAAGATGCAACTGCCCAGACTGATCTATCAGGATTTCCATCCTATGCTCGAGCTTCCATTCCTGATTCTGGTTGGAGACCCCGCGGGGTGTTGGTTGCACACCTCCAGGAGCACCGATCAGCTGTCAATGACATTGCTATATCTGCTGACCATAGTTTCTTTGTGAGTGCATCTGATGATTCTACAGTCAAGATTTGGGATTCCAGAAAGCTAGAAAAAGACATTTCATTCAGGTCTAAGTTAACTTATCACCTGGAGGGAAGCCGTGTGTTATGTGCAACAATGCTTCCAGGTTCTGCACAAGTTATAATTGGAGCGTCTGATGGATTTATTCATATGTTTTCTATTGATCATATGTCTAGAGGTATAGGAAACGTTGTTGAGAAATATTCTGGCATTGCTGATATCACAAAGAAGGATATCAAAGAAGGTGCCATACTCAACCTATTGAATTGCCCTGTGGATAACTATACCATTATGTATAGCACACAGAACTGTGGCATTCATCTGTGGGATACTAGGTCAAATTCCAATACTTGGACTCTTAAAGCTGCTCCTGAGGAGGGCTATGcttcttctcttgcatcagGGCCTTGTGGTAATTGGTTTGTATCAGGGTCATCTCGGGGGGTTATTACACTTTGGGACCTGAGGTTTCTTATACCTGTTAATTCTTGGCAGTATTCTCTTGCTTGCCCTATAGAAAAGATGtgtctctttcttgctccttcAAATGCTTCTATGTCTTCAGCTGCCAGGCCCCTTGTTTATGTGGCTGCTGGTTGTAATGAAGTTTCTCTTTGGAATGCAGAGAATGGTAGCTGCCACCAG GTCCTAAGGATGGTCAATTACGACAACGATGCTGAAATGTCTGATATGCCATGGGCCTTGGCCAGACCTTCTAGTAAGCCAACTTCTCAGTCGGATCTAAGACGCAATGTTCATCGCAAGTATGGAGTTGATGAGCTAAACGAACCACCTCCTCGTCTTCCTGGTATTCGCTCATTACTTCCCTTGCCTGGGGGTGATTTGTTGACTGGAGGCACTGATTTAAAGATACGTCGGTGGGATCATTACAG TCCTGACCGAAGTTACTGTATTTGTGGACCCAACTTGAAAGGAATAGGAAATGATGATTTTTATGAAACAAAATCTAGTTTTGGGGTGCAAGTTGTACAG GAGACAAAAAGACGTCCTCTTACAATCAAGCTGACAGCAAAGGCAATTCTTGCGGCTGCTGCCACTGATTCTGCTGGTTGCCATCGTGACTCTATTGTTTCTTTGGCTTCTATTAAGTTAAACCAGAGACTCTTACTTTCTAGTGGTAGAGATGGGGCCATCAAGGTTTGGAAGTAA
- the LOC114180371 gene encoding probable glutamate carboxypeptidase LAMP1 isoform X2 → MKTSTTTTTLLAIATSYLFLLITPTPKSTYHSLFISDSLSDNASISNHLKTLTRRPHFAGSEANAEAASYVVSVFTSSNIPSHMASYEVVLTYPLSRSLVLTNPPPQPPTTFTLRQETYEGDPYADVAQEAAPTFHAYAKSGTVAAPVCYVNYGRVEDYLTLKEKNGVNVSGTIVLARYGKIYRGDIVKNAYEEGAVGVVIYSDRKDYGGGGGGGGGEVKWFPDERWLPPSGVQVGTVYGGLGDPTTPGWASSGGDCERLSKEEVEKRGEVPLIPSLPVSAADGEKIVLSLGGPVAEDEWQGSKDAPHYRLGPGPGILNLSYMGKDVLATIQNVIGAIEGAEEPDRFVILGNHRDAWTFGAVDPNSGTAALLEVAQRLGKLLKKGWRPRRTILLCNWDAEEYGLIGSTEWVEENREILASRAVAYLNADCAVGGPGFNVRATPQLDELIKKATQEVKDPDNSSQSIYESWTSSGSSPLFGRLGGGGSDYASFLQHVGIPAADIAFGGDIAGYPVYHSLYDDFVWMEKFGDPMFQRHVAAASVWGLVALWLADEEFLPFDYLSYAKELQLSMEILEDEISNEDINLSPMLKSIKELEKAAIKINEQRKEIEVSKSWITWKKDHLKVRELNDRLMMAERAFTDRDGLFGMSWYKHLIYGPSKHNDYGSQSFPGIDDAVKMAKNTHTAESWHLVQHEVWRVSRVIKHASLVLVGQLT, encoded by the exons ATGAAAACAAGCACTACTACTACAACGTTATTAGCCATAGCCACCTCTTACTTGTTTCTTCTGATAACACCAACACCAAAATCCACGTACCACTCTCTCTTCATATCCGATTCTCTCTCAGACAATGCTTCAATATCCAACCACCTTAAAACTCTCACCCGCAGACCCCACTTCGCAGGTTCGGAAGCCAACGCCGAAGCTGCATCATATGTTGTCTCAGTCTTCACCTCCTCAAACATACCATCCCACATGGCATCCTACGAGGTTGTCCTCACATACCCTTTGTCACGTTCGTTGGTTCTGACAAACCCGCCGCCACAACCTCCGACCACCTTCACTCTCCGCCAGGAAACCTACGAGGGTGATCCTTATGCTGACGTGGCACAGGAGGCTGCCCCCACGTTCCACGCGTATGCCAAGTCGGGAACTGTGGCTGCTCCTGTTTGTTATGTGAACTATGGAAGAGTGGAGGACTATTTGACTCTGAAGGAAAAAAATGGGGTGAATGTTTCTGGCACTATTGTGTTGGCAAGGTATGGGAAGATATATAGAGGGGACATTGTGAAGAATGCTTATGAGGAAGGTGCTGTTGGGGTGGTGATATATTCAGATCGGAAGGactatggtggtggtggtggtggtggtggtggtgaggTAAAATGGTTTCCCGATGAGAGGTGGTTGCCACCGAGTGGTGTTCAGGTGGGGACAGTGTATGGTGGTTTAGGGGACCCCACAACTCCTGGTTGGGCAAGTAGTGGTGGAGATTGTGAGAGGCTGAGCAAGGAGGAGGTGGAGAAGAGAGGTGAAGTTCCTCTCATACCTTCATTGCCTGTGTCAGCTGCTGATGGGGAGAAGATAGTGTTGTCACTTGGTGGACCTGTCGCAGAGGATGAATGGCAGGGAAGCAAGGATGCTCCTCATTACAGGCTTGGACCAGGACCAGGAATTCTCAACCTTAGTTACATG GGGAAGGATGTTCTAGCCACAATTCAGAATGTTATTGGTGCTATTGAAGGGGCAGAAGAGCCTGATAG ATTTGTCATACTAGGTAACCATAGGGATGCATGGACATTTGGAGCGGTTGATCCCAATAGTGGCACTGCAGCACTACTTGAG GTAGCCCAGAGGCTGGGGAAGCTTCTGAAAAAAGGGTGGAGACCTAGAAGAACAATTCTATTATGCAATTGGGATGCTGAGGAATATGGCCTA ATAGGATCAACTGAATGGGTAGAGGAGAATAGAGAAATTCTTGCTTCAAGAGCAGTTGCTTACTTGAATGCTGACTGTGCAGTTGGTGGACCGGGGTTCAATGTCCGTGCAACTCCGCAGCTTGATGAATTGATAAAAAAAGCAACACAGGAG GTCAAAGACCCTGATAACTCATCACAGAGCATTTATGAATCTTGGACTAGTTCTGGTAGTTCTCCACTG TTTGGGAGACTAGGGGGTGGAGGATCAGATTATGCTTCTTTCTTGCAACATGTAGGAATCCCAGCTGCAGACATAGCCTTTGGAGGAG ATATTGCAGGATACCCAGTGTACCACTCTCTCTACGATGACTTCGTCTGGATGGAAAAATTCGGGGATCCTATGTTTCAAAGGCATGTTGCAG CTGCAAGTGTTTGGGGTCTAGTGGCACTTTGGTTAGCAGATGAGGAATTCCTACCTTTTGATTATCTATCTTATGCAAAGGAGCTCCAG CTTAGCATGGAGATTCTGGAGGATGAGATTTCAAATGAAGACATAAATTTGTCACCTATGTTAAAGTCTATTAAGGAGCTTGAGAAAGCAGCTATCAAGATAAATGAGCAGAGAAAG GAAATAGAAGTAAGTAAAAGTTGGATAACATGGAAGAAGGACCACTTGAAAGTGAGAGAGCTGAATGATAGATTGATGATGGCTGAGCGGGCATTCACTGACAGAGATGGTCTTTTTGGAATGTCATGGTATAAACATCTG ATCTATGGACCATCAAAACATAATGATTACGGTTCTCAATCTTTCCCTGGAATAGATGATGCAGTTAAAATGGCAAAAAATACACATACTGCAGAATCATGGCATCTTGTACAGCACGAAGTTTGGAGAGTTTCGAGAGTCATTAAACATGCCTCGCTAGTTCTCGTCGGTCAGCTAACATGA
- the LOC114180371 gene encoding probable glutamate carboxypeptidase LAMP1 isoform X1 produces the protein MKTSTTTTTLLAIATSYLFLLITPTPKSTYHSLFISDSLSDNASISNHLKTLTRRPHFAGSEANAEAASYVVSVFTSSNIPSHMASYEVVLTYPLSRSLVLTNPPPQPPTTFTLRQETYEGDPYADVAQEAAPTFHAYAKSGTVAAPVCYVNYGRVEDYLTLKEKNGVNVSGTIVLARYGKIYRGDIVKNAYEEGAVGVVIYSDRKDYGGGGGGGGGEVKWFPDERWLPPSGVQVGTVYGGLGDPTTPGWASSGGDCERLSKEEVEKRGEVPLIPSLPVSAADGEKIVLSLGGPVAEDEWQGSKDAPHYRLGPGPGILNLSYMKTLIGGILDVGFQGKDVLATIQNVIGAIEGAEEPDRFVILGNHRDAWTFGAVDPNSGTAALLEVAQRLGKLLKKGWRPRRTILLCNWDAEEYGLIGSTEWVEENREILASRAVAYLNADCAVGGPGFNVRATPQLDELIKKATQEVKDPDNSSQSIYESWTSSGSSPLFGRLGGGGSDYASFLQHVGIPAADIAFGGDIAGYPVYHSLYDDFVWMEKFGDPMFQRHVAAASVWGLVALWLADEEFLPFDYLSYAKELQLSMEILEDEISNEDINLSPMLKSIKELEKAAIKINEQRKEIEVSKSWITWKKDHLKVRELNDRLMMAERAFTDRDGLFGMSWYKHLIYGPSKHNDYGSQSFPGIDDAVKMAKNTHTAESWHLVQHEVWRVSRVIKHASLVLVGQLT, from the exons ATGAAAACAAGCACTACTACTACAACGTTATTAGCCATAGCCACCTCTTACTTGTTTCTTCTGATAACACCAACACCAAAATCCACGTACCACTCTCTCTTCATATCCGATTCTCTCTCAGACAATGCTTCAATATCCAACCACCTTAAAACTCTCACCCGCAGACCCCACTTCGCAGGTTCGGAAGCCAACGCCGAAGCTGCATCATATGTTGTCTCAGTCTTCACCTCCTCAAACATACCATCCCACATGGCATCCTACGAGGTTGTCCTCACATACCCTTTGTCACGTTCGTTGGTTCTGACAAACCCGCCGCCACAACCTCCGACCACCTTCACTCTCCGCCAGGAAACCTACGAGGGTGATCCTTATGCTGACGTGGCACAGGAGGCTGCCCCCACGTTCCACGCGTATGCCAAGTCGGGAACTGTGGCTGCTCCTGTTTGTTATGTGAACTATGGAAGAGTGGAGGACTATTTGACTCTGAAGGAAAAAAATGGGGTGAATGTTTCTGGCACTATTGTGTTGGCAAGGTATGGGAAGATATATAGAGGGGACATTGTGAAGAATGCTTATGAGGAAGGTGCTGTTGGGGTGGTGATATATTCAGATCGGAAGGactatggtggtggtggtggtggtggtggtggtgaggTAAAATGGTTTCCCGATGAGAGGTGGTTGCCACCGAGTGGTGTTCAGGTGGGGACAGTGTATGGTGGTTTAGGGGACCCCACAACTCCTGGTTGGGCAAGTAGTGGTGGAGATTGTGAGAGGCTGAGCAAGGAGGAGGTGGAGAAGAGAGGTGAAGTTCCTCTCATACCTTCATTGCCTGTGTCAGCTGCTGATGGGGAGAAGATAGTGTTGTCACTTGGTGGACCTGTCGCAGAGGATGAATGGCAGGGAAGCAAGGATGCTCCTCATTACAGGCTTGGACCAGGACCAGGAATTCTCAACCTTAGTTACATG AAGACCCTGATCGGTGGAATTTTGGATGTTGGTTTTCAGGGGAAGGATGTTCTAGCCACAATTCAGAATGTTATTGGTGCTATTGAAGGGGCAGAAGAGCCTGATAG ATTTGTCATACTAGGTAACCATAGGGATGCATGGACATTTGGAGCGGTTGATCCCAATAGTGGCACTGCAGCACTACTTGAG GTAGCCCAGAGGCTGGGGAAGCTTCTGAAAAAAGGGTGGAGACCTAGAAGAACAATTCTATTATGCAATTGGGATGCTGAGGAATATGGCCTA ATAGGATCAACTGAATGGGTAGAGGAGAATAGAGAAATTCTTGCTTCAAGAGCAGTTGCTTACTTGAATGCTGACTGTGCAGTTGGTGGACCGGGGTTCAATGTCCGTGCAACTCCGCAGCTTGATGAATTGATAAAAAAAGCAACACAGGAG GTCAAAGACCCTGATAACTCATCACAGAGCATTTATGAATCTTGGACTAGTTCTGGTAGTTCTCCACTG TTTGGGAGACTAGGGGGTGGAGGATCAGATTATGCTTCTTTCTTGCAACATGTAGGAATCCCAGCTGCAGACATAGCCTTTGGAGGAG ATATTGCAGGATACCCAGTGTACCACTCTCTCTACGATGACTTCGTCTGGATGGAAAAATTCGGGGATCCTATGTTTCAAAGGCATGTTGCAG CTGCAAGTGTTTGGGGTCTAGTGGCACTTTGGTTAGCAGATGAGGAATTCCTACCTTTTGATTATCTATCTTATGCAAAGGAGCTCCAG CTTAGCATGGAGATTCTGGAGGATGAGATTTCAAATGAAGACATAAATTTGTCACCTATGTTAAAGTCTATTAAGGAGCTTGAGAAAGCAGCTATCAAGATAAATGAGCAGAGAAAG GAAATAGAAGTAAGTAAAAGTTGGATAACATGGAAGAAGGACCACTTGAAAGTGAGAGAGCTGAATGATAGATTGATGATGGCTGAGCGGGCATTCACTGACAGAGATGGTCTTTTTGGAATGTCATGGTATAAACATCTG ATCTATGGACCATCAAAACATAATGATTACGGTTCTCAATCTTTCCCTGGAATAGATGATGCAGTTAAAATGGCAAAAAATACACATACTGCAGAATCATGGCATCTTGTACAGCACGAAGTTTGGAGAGTTTCGAGAGTCATTAAACATGCCTCGCTAGTTCTCGTCGGTCAGCTAACATGA
- the LOC114181998 gene encoding protein IQ-DOMAIN 14-like, giving the protein MEVELFLANLVFLRVLIIQEFCVNPGTIPPNISQAEAAWLQSFYTEKDKNKHTIAVAAATAAAADAAVAAAQATVAVVRLTCQGRGGTMFGVGPEIWAAIKIQAVFRGYLARKALRALKGLVKLQALVRGYLVRKQATATLHSMQALIRAQARVRSHQSRRLMSTKNEAFRSQNRARRSMERFDDTRSEYAVPIHSRRASSSFDATLNINNSVDGSPKIVEVDTFRPKSRSRRTISDFGDEPSLQALSSPFFAISYRGTPTPTPTPTPTRWSIPDQRNFQDSEWGLTGEECRFSTAQSTPRFTNPCSCDSVAPMTPQSVCPDDNLFLRQYGKFPNYMASTQSFKAKLRSHSAPKQRPEPSPRKRLSLNEMMESRSSLSGVRMQRSCSKAQEVISFKNAVMGKLQKSTESVRETDRNYFHQRGW; this is encoded by the exons ATGGAA GTTGAACTGTTTCTTGCA AATCTGGTTTTTCTGAGAGTACTAATAATTCAAGAGTTTTGTGTCAACCCAGGAACTATACCTCCCAACATTTCTCAAGCTGAGGCAGCTTGGTTACAGTCATTCTACACAGAGAAGGACAAAAACAAGCACACCATTGCGGTTGCTGCGGCCACTGCAGCTGCGGCTGATGCTGCCGTGGCGGCAGCACAGGCCACCGTAGCAGTTGTTAGACTCACATGCCAAGGAAGGGGTGGCACCATGTTTGGCGTTGGACCTGAGATATGGGCTGCTATCAAGATTCAAGCAGTGTTCAGAGGATACCTG GCAAGGAAGGCACTGAGGGCATTAAAAGGATTGGTGAAGTTGCAGGCACTTGTCAGAGGGTATTTAGTGAGGAAGCAAGCAACAGCAACACTGCATAGTATGCAGGCTCTTATTAGAGCTCAAGCTAGAGTACGGTCCCACCAATCTCGCAGGCTCATGAGTACGAAGAATGAAGCATTTAGATCTCAAAATAGAGCAAGAAGATCCATG GAGAGGTTTGATGATACTAGGAGTGAGTATGCAGTTCCAATCCACAGTAGACGAGCATCATCGTCTTTTGATGCTACACTTAACATCAACAACAGTGTTGATGGGAGCCCCAAAATAGTGGAAGTAGACACTTTCAGGCCTAAGTCAAGATCAAGAAGAACAATATCAGATTTTGGTGACGAGCCATCACTTCAGGCACTTTCATCTCCCTTCTTTGCAATTTCATATAGAGGTACCCCTACCCCTACCCCTACCCCTACCCCTACACGTTGGTCCATACCAGATCAAAGGAATTTTCAGGACTCTGAATGGGGGTTAACAGGGGAAGAATGTCGGTTCTCTACAGCACAAAGCACTCCACGCTTCACAAATCCTTGTAGTTGTGACTCAGTTGCACCTATGACACCACAAAGTGTGTGTCCTGATGATAACTTGTTTCTAAGGCAATATGGGAAATTTCCAAACTACATGGCTAGTACTCAGTCTTTTAAGGCCAAGTTGAGGTCTCATAGTGCTCCAAAGCAACGACCTGAACCTAGTCCAAGGAAAAGGCTCTCCCTCAATGAAATGATGGAGTCTAGGAGCAGCTTGAGTGGTGTTAGAATGCAGAGGTCTTGCTCAAAGGCTCAAGAAGtcattagtttcaagaatgcTGTGATGGGAAAGCTTCAGAAATCCACAGAATCTGTTAGGGAAACAGACAGAAACTATTTCCATCAGAGAGGGTGGTGA